A genomic window from Streptomyces sp. MST-110588 includes:
- a CDS encoding GNAT family N-acetyltransferase: protein MTDATSPKSARRHHWRRDVVELAAMFTAVTVADGIANTVAHGPSGPFLLCASAAALVATAGFHTWWSHTWSLRRHESGAPPGEKGNRRSNKRVDKGDTGATAPMAPAAQEEGERETALWRMRTTVRDEPGSLAALCTALAGHRVDILSLQTHPLSDGTVDEFLLRTPAALPPADLSRAVTEAGGADTWLERADAHDLVDAPTRMLQLATRTALDSAELPLALRQLLGRCTIRSMPLRSPAGAPLAERVPEEGVLEEHTMTFRDPSGGSLTIERPRLPFTPTEFARVRALVGLDARLGQRVPPRRDVLTLPEGNAITIRRADTSDLVAAREMHERCSERTLSLRYHGPVADAERYLGHLLSPRFGRTLAVETTSGRLVALGHLLWDGDETEVALVVEDAWQRRGIGAELLRRLVGMAAEAGCESVYAITQASNTGMVAAMRGLGLPLDYQIEDGTLVITARPTVLVTRRETHESVRVPAAPTAREGRSARSQRQR, encoded by the coding sequence ATGACTGACGCGACGTCCCCGAAGAGTGCCCGCCGCCACCACTGGCGGCGGGACGTGGTCGAGCTGGCGGCCATGTTCACCGCCGTCACCGTGGCCGACGGCATCGCCAACACCGTCGCCCACGGCCCCTCCGGCCCGTTCCTGCTGTGCGCCTCGGCCGCCGCGCTGGTGGCCACCGCCGGCTTCCACACCTGGTGGTCCCACACCTGGTCCCTACGCCGTCACGAAAGCGGCGCACCGCCGGGCGAAAAGGGCAACAGGAGGAGCAATAAGAGGGTCGACAAGGGCGATACGGGCGCCACGGCGCCGATGGCCCCCGCCGCCCAGGAGGAGGGCGAGCGGGAGACGGCGCTGTGGCGGATGCGGACGACCGTACGTGATGAGCCGGGCAGCCTCGCCGCGCTGTGCACGGCGCTCGCCGGGCACCGGGTGGACATCCTCAGCCTCCAGACCCACCCGCTGTCCGACGGCACGGTGGACGAGTTCCTGCTGCGCACGCCCGCCGCCCTGCCGCCGGCCGACCTGTCCCGCGCCGTCACCGAGGCGGGCGGGGCGGACACCTGGCTGGAGCGGGCCGACGCCCACGACCTGGTCGACGCCCCGACGCGGATGCTCCAACTGGCCACCCGTACGGCTCTGGACTCCGCCGAACTGCCGCTCGCCCTGCGCCAGTTGCTGGGCCGCTGCACCATCCGCTCGATGCCCCTCCGGTCACCGGCCGGAGCGCCCCTGGCCGAGCGGGTACCCGAGGAAGGCGTCCTGGAAGAGCACACGATGACGTTCCGCGACCCGTCGGGCGGGTCCCTGACCATCGAACGGCCGCGGCTCCCCTTCACCCCGACGGAGTTCGCCCGGGTGCGGGCGCTGGTCGGCCTGGACGCCCGGCTCGGGCAGCGGGTGCCGCCGCGCCGTGACGTACTGACCCTCCCCGAAGGCAACGCGATCACCATCCGGCGTGCCGACACCTCCGACCTGGTCGCGGCCCGCGAGATGCACGAGCGCTGCTCGGAGCGGACCCTGTCGCTGCGCTACCACGGCCCGGTCGCCGACGCCGAACGCTACCTCGGCCACCTGCTGAGCCCCCGCTTCGGCCGGACGCTGGCCGTGGAGACCACGTCCGGGCGGCTGGTGGCACTCGGACACCTGCTGTGGGACGGGGACGAGACCGAGGTGGCGCTCGTGGTCGAGGACGCCTGGCAGCGGCGCGGCATCGGCGCGGAGCTGCTGCGCCGGCTGGTCGGCATGGCCGCCGAGGCGGGCTGCGAGAGCGTCTACGCCATCACGCAGGCGTCCAACACCGGCATGGTGGCGGCGATGCGCGGCCTCGGGCTGCCGCTGGACTACCAGATCGAGGACGGCACGCTGGTGATCACCGCCCGGCCGACGGTCCTGGTCACCCGGCGCGAGACCCATGAGTCCGTACGGGTGCCGGCCGCACCCACAGCGCGCGAAGGCCGTTCGGCGCGCTCGCAGAGGCAGAGGTAG